One segment of Salvelinus fontinalis isolate EN_2023a chromosome 42, ASM2944872v1, whole genome shotgun sequence DNA contains the following:
- the LOC129841060 gene encoding C-type lectin domain family 6 member A-like has translation MSEVIYAEPDMTKKVKFNRDEMKERIVDIYVSADTLRDGETSTKREETADTAPNNGPGHQHSEPESSVKRPFLVAAVCLGLLCLLLLAGIIGLSVYFSQFVHLCSSTEQHCQEGWRYFDSSLYFLSTEKKTWVESRQHCLERGADLVIINSREEQTFLVNLKKRVWIGLTDSVTEGTWKWVDGTPLTTRYWYEPQPDNGGGNPENGEEDCVEIHTGQSPLKAWNDMSCDRKLNWICEKVLEHHHDKIL, from the exons AAATGAAGGAGAGGATTGTGGATATCTACGTCAGTGCAGACACCCTGAGAGACGGTGAGACCAGCaccaagagagaagagacagcagaCACTGCTCCTAATAATGGACCAGGACACCAGCactcag AGCCTGAAAGCTCCGTGAAGAGACCCTTCCTAGTTGCTGCAGTGTGTCTGGGGCTGCTGTGtcttctcctactggctgggatcataggcctgtctgtctact TTTCTCAATTTGTTCACCTGTGCTCTTCAACAGAGCAGCATTGTCAGGAGGGATGGAGATACTTTGACTCCAGTTTGTACTTCCTCTCTACTGAGAAGAAAACCTGGGTGGAGAGCAGACAGcactgtctggagagaggagcagacctggtgatcataaacagcagagaggaacag ACATTTCTCGTCAACCTCAAGAAGAGAGTCTGGATTggtctgactgactctgttactgaggGTACCTGGAAATGGGTGGACGGCACCCCACTGACCACAAG gtactggtatgaGCCACAGCCTGATAATGGTGGTGGCAATCCAGAAAATGGTGAGGAGGACTGTGTTGAGATACACACAGGTCAGAGTCCTCTGAAGGCATGGAATGACATGTCATGTGACAGGAAACTGAACTGGATTTGTGAGAAAGTGCTTGAACATCACCATGACAAAATACTGTAA